One region of Seriola aureovittata isolate HTS-2021-v1 ecotype China chromosome 15, ASM2101889v1, whole genome shotgun sequence genomic DNA includes:
- the LOC130182871 gene encoding protein NipSnap homolog 2-like, protein MATRVLQRVGNGLKQTKNGLQAHGQVTVVVRSLSGFREDSWFKSLFVRKVDPRKDAHSHLLAKKEDNNLYKIQFHNVKPECLDAYNELCEGVLPSIHADPEYPCELVGTWNTWYGEQDQAVHLWRYRGGYPALTEVMNKLRQNKEFMDYRRERGKMLLSRRNQLLLEFSFWNEPVPRSGPNIYELRSYQLRPGTMIEWGNYWARAIEIRQQNQEAVGGFFSQIGSLYTVHHLWAYKDLQSREDTRNAAWQRDGWDEVVYYTVPLIQHMESRIMIPMKSSPTK, encoded by the exons ATGGCGACCAGAGTCCTTCAAAGAGTGGGCAACGGCCTTAAACAGACGAAAAATGGGCTCCAGGCGCACGGACAGGTCACGGTTGTCGTCAG GAGCCTCTCAGGTTTCCGTGAAGACAGCTGGTTCAAATCTCTATTTGTTAGAAAGGTCGACCCAAGAAAAGATGCTCACTCTCATCTGCTCGCTAAGAAAGAAGACAACAATCTATACAAAATACAGT TTCACAATGTCAAGCCTGAATGCCTTGATGCTTACAATGAACTTTG TGAGGGCGTCTTGCCTTCGATTCACGCTGACCCTGAATACCCTTGTGAGCTTGTGGGCACTTGGAACACATGGTACGGAGAGCAGGATCAGGCAG TTCACCTGTGGAGATATCGGGGAGGATACCCGGCTCTCACCGAAGTCATGAACAAACTCAGGCAGAATAAG gAGTTTATGgactacaggagagagagggggaagatgCTGCTGTCTCGTAGGAACCAGTTGCTGCTGGAGTTCAGTTTCTGGAACGAACCTGTCCCTCGTTCAGGACCCAACATCTACGAGCTCCGATCATACCAACTCAGG ccaggGACGATGATCGAGTGGGGAAATTACTG GGCGCGTGCTATTGAGATTCGCCAGCAGAACCAAGAGGCAGTGGGAGGCTTTTTCTCTCAGATCGGAAGCCTGTACACGGTTCATCACTTATGGG cttACAAAGACCTTCAGTCCAGAGAAGACACCCGAAATGCAGCCTGGCAGCGTGATGGCTGGGATGAAGTTGTTTATTACACAG TCCCTCTTATTCAGCACATGGAATCCAGAATAATGATTCCCATGAAGAGTTCGCCCACGAAGTAA
- the mrps17 gene encoding 28S ribosomal protein S17, mitochondrial, translated as MSVKQASVHAKWIIGRVIGTKMYKTAKVRVTRLVLDPYLLKYYNKRKTYFAHDALRQCTVGDIVLLKALPEARSKHVKHELAEIVYKVGRVVDPLTGKSVAGTEFVEPLTDLPFSLGEETTLTEKLQELNITAASSGADSSPAPTPAP; from the exons ATGTCAGTCAAGCAGGCATCAGTCCATGCCAAATGGATCATCGGCAGAGTAATAGGGACCAAGATGTACAAAACTGCCAAAGTGAGAGTCACAAGACTGGTGCTGGACCCTTACCTGCTCAAG TACTACAACAAGAGGAAGACTTATTTTGCCCATGATGCTCTGCGGCAGTGCACTGTTGGAGATATCGTCCTACTCAAGGCTCTGCCTGAGGCCAGGTCCAAACATGTGAAGCATGAACTGGCTGAGATAGTGTATAAAGTAGGGCGGGTGGTCGACCCACTGACAGGGAAGAGTGTTGCAGGAACTGAGTTTGTGGAGCCGCTGACTGACCTTCCATTCAGCCTTGGAGAGGAGACGACGTTGACAGAAAAACTGCAGGAGCTCAACATCACTGCTGCCTCCAGTGGAGCCGACTCCTCGCCAGCACCAACTCCAGCTCCATGA
- the cct6a gene encoding T-complex protein 1 subunit zeta, producing the protein MAAVKALNPKAEVARAQAALAVNISAARGLQDVLRSNLGPKGTMKMLVSGAGDIKLTKDGNVLLHEMQIQHPTASLIAKVATAQDDITGDGTTSNVLIIGELLKQADLYVSEGLHPRIIAEGFEAAKEKALAVLEEVKVTREMDRETLINVARTSLRTKVHAELADLLTEAVVDAVLAIAKPNEPIDLYMVEIMEMKHKTDCDTQLIRGLVLDHGARHPDMKKRVEDAYVLTCNVSLEYEKTEVNSGFFYKSAGEREKLVAAERKFIEDRVQKIIALKNKVCPNGEKGFVVINQKGIDPFSLDALAKEGIVALRRAKRRNMERLTLACGGIAMNSVDDLTAECLGHAGLVYEHTLGEEKYTFIEKCGNPRSVTLLVKGPNKHTLTQIKDAVRDGLRAVKNAIEDGSVVSGAGALEVAVADALVKHKPNVKGRAQLGVQAFADALLVIPKVLAQNSGYDPQETVLKLQMEYKESGQLVGVDLSTGEAMVAGDAGVWDNYSVKKQLLHSCTVIASNILLVDEIMRAGMSSLKG; encoded by the exons ATGGCAGCCGTGAAAGCTCTGAACCCAAAAGCAGAGGTGGCCAGGGCCCAGGCCGCACTGGCGGTTAACATCAGTGCTGCCCGGGGGCTTCAGGATGTGCTGAGAAGTAACCTGGGACCGAAGGGGACCATGAAAAT GCTGGTGTCTGGGGCAGGAGACATAAAGCTGACCAAAGATGGTAACGTCTTGCTACACGAGATG CAAATTCAGCACCCGACAGCGTCCCTGATTGCAAAGGTTGCCACAGCACAGGATGACATTACAGGAGACGGCACAACCTCCAATGTCCTCATCATTGGTGAACTGCTGAAGCAGGCTGACCTCTACGTGTCAGAG GGTCTTCATCCAAGAATCATTGCTGAGGGCTTTGAGGCAGCAAAAGAGAAAGCCTTGGCTGTTCTGGAAGAGGTGAAAGTGACGCGGGAAATGGACAGAGAGACCCTCATTAACGTCGCACGCACTTCCCTCAGGACCAAGGTTCACGCAGAGCTGGCAGATCTGCTCACTGAG GCTGTAGTAGATGCTGTGCTGGCTATTGCTAAACCCAATGAACCCATTGACCTGTACATGGTGGAAATCATGGAGATGAAGCATAAGACCGACTGCGATACACA GCTGATCAGAGGTTTGGTGTTGGACCACGGTGCCCGACATCCAGACATGAAGAAGAGGGTGGAGGATGCTTATGTGCTGACCTGCAATGTCTCTTTGGAGTATGAAAAGACAGAGGTCAACTCTGGTTTCTTCTACAAGAGTGCCGGCGAGAGGGAGAAGCTTGTGGCTGCAGAAAGGAAGTTTATTGAGGATCGTGTGCAGAAGATCATCGCCCTGAAGAACAAAGTCTGTCCCAATGGAGAGAAGGGTTTTGTCGTTATTAACCAGAAG GGTATTGACCCGTTCTCCCTGGATGCCTTGGCCAAGGAAGGGATTGTAGCCCTGCGCAGGGCAAAGAGGAGGAACATGGAGAG GCTCACCCTTGCTTGCGGTGGCATTGCCATGAATTCAGTTGATGACCTCACAGCTGAGTGTTTGGGACATGCTGGGTTGGTTTATGAACACACACTG GGAGAGGAGAAGTACACATTCATCGAGAAGTGTGGGAACCCTCGCTCGGTCACCCTGCTGGTGAAGGGACCCAAcaaacacaccctcacacaGATCAAAGATGCTGTAAGGGATGGTCTGCGGGCAGTTAAGAACGCCATAGAAGATG GTAGTGTTGTGTCTGGCGCAGGTGCGCTTGAGGTGGCTGTAGCAGACGCTCTGGTAAAACACAAACCCAATGTGAAAGGAAGAGCCCAGCTGGGAGTTCAAGCATTTGCAGATGCTCTCCTAGTCATCCCCAAG GTTTTGGCCCAGAACTCTGGCTATGACCCACAGGAGACTGTGCTGAAGCTGCAGATGGAGTACAAAGAGTCTGGTCAGCTAGTTGGAGTGGACCTCAGCACAG GGGAAGCCATGGTGGCAGGAGACGCAGGTGTATGGGACAATTACAGTGTCAAGAAACAGCTTCTCCATTCATG CACGGTGATTGCCAGCAACATTTTGTTGGTGGACGAGATCATGCGAGCTGGAATGTCTTCTctcaaaggttaa